From one Pseudomonas sp. B21-048 genomic stretch:
- a CDS encoding RDD family protein — MLETTALPGKAPLAPPLDTRYHVETPEGIDLPLRPAGLMVRALAFAIDLGLRGLILGLLFIVLAFLGKPGAGLGSILLFVVSWWYMVLFEVLNQGRSPGKQWMGLRVVQDDGTPIGWSASLLRNLLRFVDMLPFGYFLGAISCLQHPTFKRLGDLAAGTLVIYRERPLTRPQLPDVPPRRAAFTLTLIEQRAILGFAERQGELSAARANELASILAQPLQVSKPQAVAELNGIARGLLGPT; from the coding sequence ATGCTCGAGACCACAGCACTGCCAGGGAAAGCGCCGCTGGCCCCGCCATTGGACACGCGGTATCACGTCGAAACGCCGGAAGGCATCGACTTGCCGCTGCGCCCGGCCGGGTTGATGGTTCGTGCGCTGGCGTTCGCCATCGACCTGGGCCTGCGCGGGTTGATCCTGGGCCTGCTGTTTATTGTATTGGCGTTTCTCGGAAAACCCGGTGCGGGGCTTGGCTCGATTCTGCTGTTCGTGGTGAGCTGGTGGTACATGGTGCTGTTCGAGGTGCTCAATCAGGGCCGCTCGCCAGGCAAGCAATGGATGGGGTTGCGCGTGGTGCAGGACGACGGCACGCCGATCGGCTGGTCTGCTTCACTGCTGCGCAACCTGCTGCGATTTGTCGACATGTTGCCGTTCGGCTACTTCCTCGGCGCGATCAGTTGCCTGCAACATCCCACCTTCAAACGCCTCGGCGACCTGGCCGCCGGCACGCTGGTGATCTACCGCGAACGACCACTCACCCGTCCCCAGCTGCCTGATGTCCCACCACGGCGCGCGGCGTTTACGCTGACGCTGATCGAACAACGCGCCATCCTCGGGTTTGCCGAACGCCAGGGCGAACTCTCCGCGGCACGGGCCAATGAGCTCGCCTCGATACTCGCGCAACCGTTGCAGGTATCGAAGCCACAGGCCGTGGCCGAACTCAACGGCATCGCCCGTGGCTTGTTGGGCCCGACATGA
- a CDS encoding stage II sporulation protein M, with translation MKQSLFESRYSAEWEQFALMLERLERGKDASGVASFPSDYRRLCQHLALAQERGYSSFLIDSLQQQVLRGHQQLYRHRSRLGANALSFILADFPRLVREQWRFVLAASLMFFASLIGFALLVYLFPDLIYNLIPAEQVSEMQSMYDPVAGHLGRSAERAASEDWVMFGYYIMHNIGIAFQTFASGLLFGLGSAFFLFFNGLMIGAVAGHLTHIGYGQTFWSFVIGHGAFELSAIALAGAAGLQLGWALIAPGRLPRAEALRLAARKSVLLICGVMLFLLIAAFVEAYWSSRTGFTPLTKYLVGAALWCSMATYLLFAGRTRHAPE, from the coding sequence ATGAAGCAAAGCCTGTTCGAAAGTCGCTACAGTGCCGAATGGGAGCAATTTGCACTCATGCTGGAACGGCTGGAACGGGGCAAGGACGCCTCAGGAGTCGCCAGTTTCCCCAGCGATTATCGACGGCTCTGCCAACACCTGGCCTTGGCTCAGGAGCGCGGTTACAGCAGTTTCTTGATCGATTCATTGCAGCAACAGGTCTTGCGCGGGCATCAACAGCTTTATCGGCATCGCAGTCGACTGGGGGCCAACGCGCTGAGTTTCATCCTCGCCGATTTCCCGCGATTGGTACGCGAGCAGTGGCGTTTCGTGCTTGCCGCCAGCCTGATGTTTTTTGCCAGCCTGATCGGCTTCGCCTTGCTGGTGTATTTGTTCCCGGACCTGATCTACAACCTGATCCCGGCCGAGCAGGTCAGTGAGATGCAAAGCATGTACGACCCCGTCGCCGGCCACCTGGGACGTTCGGCCGAGCGGGCGGCCAGCGAAGACTGGGTGATGTTCGGTTACTACATCATGCACAACATCGGCATCGCCTTTCAGACCTTCGCCAGCGGTTTGCTGTTTGGCCTGGGCAGCGCGTTTTTCCTGTTCTTCAACGGGTTGATGATCGGTGCGGTGGCCGGGCACCTGACGCACATCGGCTACGGGCAAACCTTCTGGTCGTTCGTGATTGGCCATGGCGCCTTCGAACTGAGCGCCATTGCCCTGGCCGGTGCCGCTGGCCTGCAATTGGGCTGGGCCTTGATCGCACCGGGACGCTTGCCGCGCGCCGAGGCCTTGCGACTGGCTGCGCGCAAGAGCGTGTTGCTGATTTGCGGGGTCATGCTGTTTCTGCTGATTGCGGCGTTTGTCGAAGCCTACTGGTCGTCGCGGACCGGGTTCACGCCACTGACCAAATACCTGGTTGGCGCGGCGCTCTGGTGCTCGA
- the sbcB gene encoding exodeoxyribonuclease I: protein MTSIFWYDYETTGINPRCDRPLQVAGIRTDFDLNEIDEPVNLYCQPSDDILPHPAACAITGITPARLAEQGLSEADFMTRVHAQLAAPGTCGAGYNTLRFDDEMTRYSLYRNFFDPYAREWQGGNSRWDLIDVVRAAYALRPDGLVWPRDDEGRVTLKLERLTAANGIDHGHAHEALSDVRATIALARLIREKQPKLYDWLFQLRGKQKVMDQIRLLQPMVHVSGRFSAARNYVGVVLPLAWHPRNRNALIVCDLHLDPQGLLDLDAETLRQRLYTRRNDLAEGELPVPLKLIHINKCPVVAPLSVLRPDDQQRLGLDMALYQERALRLSDAQQVWRDKVSDIYARDDFSPSLDPEQQLYDGFIGDRDRRLCEQVRTADPAQLAQEQWPFDDERLPELLFRYRARNFPDTLSLEEQERWRIFCQKRLCAPEWGAPNTLGSFLTDAAQLMTSATSFQQEVLDQWQNHVQVLRKRLSL from the coding sequence GTGACCTCGATCTTCTGGTACGACTATGAAACCACTGGCATCAACCCCCGTTGCGACCGTCCGCTGCAAGTGGCGGGGATTCGTACCGACTTCGATCTCAATGAAATAGACGAACCGGTCAACCTTTATTGCCAGCCCAGTGACGACATCCTGCCGCATCCGGCGGCTTGCGCGATCACTGGTATTACGCCCGCGCGTCTGGCCGAGCAAGGGTTGAGCGAAGCCGATTTCATGACCCGGGTTCATGCCCAGCTCGCGGCGCCCGGCACCTGCGGGGCGGGGTACAACACGCTGCGTTTTGACGACGAGATGACCCGTTACAGCCTGTATCGAAATTTTTTCGACCCTTATGCACGGGAGTGGCAGGGCGGTAACAGCCGCTGGGATTTGATCGATGTGGTGCGCGCGGCTTATGCCTTGCGTCCCGATGGGCTTGTCTGGCCCAGGGATGACGAAGGGCGAGTCACGCTCAAACTCGAACGTCTGACCGCCGCCAATGGCATCGATCACGGGCATGCGCACGAGGCGCTGTCGGATGTTCGCGCCACCATCGCCCTGGCGCGTCTGATTCGGGAAAAACAGCCGAAGTTGTATGACTGGCTATTTCAGTTGCGCGGTAAACAAAAGGTTATGGATCAAATTCGGCTGTTGCAGCCGATGGTGCATGTTTCCGGGCGCTTTTCGGCGGCTCGCAACTATGTGGGTGTGGTGCTGCCGTTGGCCTGGCATCCACGTAATCGCAACGCGCTGATTGTCTGTGACCTGCACCTGGACCCTCAGGGGTTGCTCGATCTGGATGCCGAAACCTTGCGTCAGCGGCTTTATACCCGCCGCAATGACTTGGCCGAAGGTGAACTGCCGGTGCCGCTCAAGCTCATACACATCAACAAGTGCCCGGTAGTGGCGCCGTTATCGGTACTTCGTCCTGACGATCAGCAACGTTTGGGGCTGGATATGGCGCTTTATCAGGAGCGGGCGCTGCGGCTAAGTGACGCACAACAAGTTTGGCGAGATAAAGTGTCAGACATTTATGCCCGCGACGATTTTTCTCCGAGCCTGGACCCCGAGCAACAGTTATATGACGGTTTTATCGGTGATCGGGACCGACGTCTATGCGAGCAAGTCCGAACCGCCGACCCCGCGCAATTAGCACAAGAGCAGTGGCCTTTCGATGATGAGCGCTTGCCTGAATTATTATTTCGTTATCGCGCACGCAACTTTCCCGATACGTTGAGCCTGGAAGAGCAAGAACGCTGGCGAATATTCTGTCAGAAACGTTTGTGTGCACCCGAGTGGGGGGCACCCAATACGCTGGGAAGTTTTCTGACAGACGCTGCTCAATTGATGACTAGTGCTACATCGTTTCAGCAAGAGGTTCTGGATCAATGGCAGAATCATGTCCAGGTATTACGCAAACGGTTGAGCCTTTAA